The proteins below come from a single Pseudomonas chlororaphis genomic window:
- a CDS encoding membrane protein — MKTRTLIFLGFTALAAQAHASSPDAWAAYDKAVLASCVKASGLKNVEPVGSAAQFDDRVGYTALLLQGQYPQKHMKGATGTELCLYRKKTKTAHVTEWDSIRPASADR; from the coding sequence ATGAAAACCCGCACATTGATTTTCCTTGGTTTCACCGCCCTGGCCGCCCAGGCCCATGCCTCCAGCCCGGACGCCTGGGCTGCCTACGATAAAGCCGTGCTGGCCAGCTGCGTCAAGGCCAGTGGCCTGAAGAACGTCGAACCGGTGGGCAGCGCCGCGCAATTCGACGATCGGGTCGGCTACACCGCACTGTTGCTGCAAGGCCAGTACCCACAGAAACACATGAAAGGGGCGACCGGTACCGAGTTGTGCCTCTACCGCAAGAAGACCAAGACCGCCCATGTGACCGAGTGGGACTCGATCCGCCCCGCCTCCGCCGATCGGTGA
- a CDS encoding disulfide bond formation protein B (disulfide oxidoreductase; integral membrane protein; required for perioplasmic disulfide bond formation; oxidizes DsbA protein), whose amino-acid sequence MNEEMTRLGRERRYLVLLGLICLALIGGALYMQVALGEAPCPLCILQRYALLLIAIFAFIGAAMRTRRSVTIFEGLVVLSALAGAGVAGHHVYTQFFPAVSCGVDVLQPIVDGLPLAKIFPLGFQVDGFCSTPYPPILGLSLAQWALVAFVLTVVLVPLLVSRNRKQLR is encoded by the coding sequence ATGAATGAGGAAATGACGCGGTTAGGTCGTGAGCGGCGCTATCTGGTGTTGCTGGGGCTGATCTGCCTGGCGTTGATCGGCGGCGCGCTGTACATGCAGGTGGCCCTCGGCGAGGCGCCGTGCCCGCTGTGCATCCTGCAGCGCTATGCGCTATTGCTGATCGCAATCTTCGCCTTTATTGGTGCGGCCATGCGCACCCGTCGCAGCGTGACGATTTTCGAGGGGCTGGTGGTGCTCAGTGCCCTGGCCGGCGCAGGGGTGGCGGGGCATCACGTGTACACCCAGTTCTTCCCGGCCGTCAGCTGCGGCGTTGATGTGTTGCAGCCGATTGTCGACGGCCTGCCACTGGCGAAGATCTTCCCGCTGGGGTTCCAGGTCGATGGCTTCTGCTCCACCCCCTACCCGCCGATCCTCGGCCTGTCCCTGGCGCAATGGGCCCTGGTGGCCTTCGTCCTGACGGTGGTGCTGGTGCCCTTGCTGGTGTCGCGCAACCGCAAGCAATTGCGCTGA
- a CDS encoding protoheme IX farnesyltransferase (converts protoheme IX and farnesyl diphosphate to heme O), with protein sequence MSLKHFIQITKPGIIFGNVLSVAGGFFLASKGHVDLAIFLAAMIGTSLVVASGCVFNNCIDRDIDIKMERTKNRALVQGLIPVQLALAFATVLGVAGVALLYRVANPLAALFAVIGFVIYVGLYSLYLKRKSVHGTLVGSLSGAMPPVIGYVAVSNSFDMAALTLLVMFSLWQMPHSYAIAIFRFNDYLAASIPVLPVKRGIRVAKKHILLYILAFLVATLMLTFSGYAGMSYLAVAAAMGMYWLYMAWTGYKAVDDTVWARKLFVFSIFTITALSVMMSLDFKVPSELLLTYAP encoded by the coding sequence ATGTCCTTAAAGCACTTTATCCAAATCACCAAGCCGGGGATCATTTTCGGTAACGTGCTTTCTGTGGCAGGCGGGTTTTTCCTGGCCTCGAAAGGGCATGTCGATCTGGCCATCTTCCTGGCGGCGATGATCGGCACGTCCTTGGTGGTCGCGTCGGGTTGCGTGTTCAACAACTGCATTGACCGCGACATCGACATCAAGATGGAGCGCACCAAGAACCGAGCCCTGGTCCAGGGCCTGATCCCGGTGCAACTGGCCCTGGCGTTCGCCACGGTGCTGGGCGTGGCCGGGGTGGCGCTGCTGTATCGGGTGGCCAACCCGTTGGCGGCGTTGTTCGCGGTGATCGGCTTTGTGATCTACGTCGGCCTCTATAGCCTGTACCTCAAGCGCAAGTCGGTCCACGGCACGCTGGTGGGCAGCCTGTCGGGGGCGATGCCGCCGGTGATCGGCTACGTCGCGGTGAGCAACAGCTTCGACATGGCCGCGCTGACGCTGCTGGTGATGTTCAGCCTGTGGCAGATGCCGCATTCCTATGCCATCGCGATCTTCCGCTTCAACGACTACCTGGCGGCTTCGATTCCGGTGTTGCCGGTCAAGCGCGGTATCCGGGTGGCCAAGAAGCACATCCTGCTCTATATCCTGGCCTTCCTCGTGGCGACCTTGATGCTGACATTCAGCGGCTACGCCGGCATGAGCTACCTCGCCGTCGCCGCCGCCATGGGCATGTACTGGCTGTACATGGCCTGGACCGGCTACAAGGCCGTGGATGACACGGTCTGGGCACGCAAGCTGTTCGTGTTCTCGATCTTCACCATCACCGCCCTGAGCGTCATGATGTCCCTGGACTTCAAGGTGCCCAGTGAGCTGCTGCTGACGTACGCACCCTAA
- a CDS encoding cytochrome o ubiquinol oxidase subunit III, which yields MSNLVTNVGHAHGHDHGHDDHHHDSGEMTVFGFWLYLMTDCILFASIFAAYAVLVNNVAGGPSGHDIFELPYVLGETALLLFSSITYGFAMLALFKGKKNQVLGWLAMTFLFGAGFIGMEINEFHMLISEGYGPNRSGFLSGFFTLVGTHGLHVTSGLIWMAIMMYQVQKNGLTATNKTRLSCLSLFWHFLDVVWICVFTVVYLMGTL from the coding sequence ATGTCGAACTTAGTGACCAATGTTGGACACGCCCATGGTCATGACCATGGGCACGATGACCATCACCACGACTCGGGCGAGATGACCGTATTCGGTTTCTGGCTCTACCTGATGACCGACTGCATTCTGTTTGCGTCGATCTTCGCGGCGTACGCGGTGCTGGTAAACAACGTCGCCGGTGGCCCGTCGGGCCACGACATCTTCGAGCTGCCGTACGTACTGGGCGAAACCGCCTTGCTGCTGTTCAGCTCGATCACCTACGGCTTCGCCATGCTGGCGTTGTTCAAGGGCAAGAAGAACCAGGTCCTGGGCTGGCTGGCCATGACCTTCCTGTTCGGTGCCGGCTTCATCGGCATGGAGATCAACGAGTTCCACATGCTGATCTCCGAAGGCTACGGTCCGAACCGCAGCGGCTTCCTGTCGGGCTTCTTCACCCTGGTCGGCACCCACGGCCTGCACGTGACCAGCGGCCTGATCTGGATGGCGATCATGATGTACCAGGTCCAGAAAAACGGCCTGACCGCTACCAACAAGACGCGCCTGAGCTGCCTGAGCCTGTTCTGGCACTTCCTGGACGTGGTGTGGATCTGCGTATTCACCGTTGTTTATCTGATGGGGACCCTGTAA
- a CDS encoding chemotaxis protein CheW — MSSNKARADSLSLLLFTLRSGKLMAINLLKVSEIIPCPPLTKLPESHPHVKGIATLRGTSLSVIDLSRAIGERPLEDPDGGCLIVTDVSRSKQGLHVQAVSKIVHCLTTDIKPPPYGSGGVRAFITGVTSVDGTLVQVLDIEKVIHGIAPAQIETAPTELSMEDAEVLGNARILVVDDSQVALQQSVHTLRNLGLQCHTARSAKEAIECLLDLQGTAGQINLIVSDIEMSEMDGYALTRTLRETPDFAHLYVLLHTSLDSAMNAEKARLAGANGVLTKFSSPELTKCLITAAKAVAEQGH, encoded by the coding sequence ATGTCTTCCAACAAAGCCCGCGCAGATTCACTTTCGCTTCTGCTGTTTACCTTGCGCAGCGGCAAGCTGATGGCGATCAACCTGCTCAAGGTCAGCGAAATCATTCCCTGCCCGCCGCTGACCAAGCTGCCGGAGTCGCACCCGCACGTCAAAGGCATCGCCACCCTGCGCGGGACCTCGCTGTCGGTGATTGACCTGAGCCGCGCCATCGGCGAGCGCCCCTTGGAAGATCCGGACGGCGGCTGCCTGATCGTCACCGATGTCAGCCGTTCCAAGCAGGGCCTGCATGTGCAGGCCGTGAGCAAGATCGTCCACTGCCTGACCACTGACATCAAACCGCCGCCCTACGGTTCTGGCGGCGTGCGGGCGTTCATCACCGGCGTGACCTCGGTGGATGGCACCCTGGTGCAAGTGCTGGATATCGAGAAGGTCATCCACGGCATCGCGCCGGCACAAATCGAAACCGCGCCCACCGAGCTGAGCATGGAAGACGCCGAGGTGCTGGGCAACGCCCGGATCCTGGTGGTCGATGACAGCCAGGTCGCGCTGCAACAATCGGTGCACACGTTGCGCAACCTGGGCCTGCAATGCCACACCGCCCGCAGCGCCAAGGAAGCCATCGAATGCCTGTTGGACCTGCAAGGCACCGCAGGGCAGATCAACCTGATCGTCTCTGACATCGAGATGTCCGAGATGGACGGCTACGCCCTCACCCGGACCCTGCGCGAAACACCGGACTTCGCCCACCTCTACGTGTTGCTGCACACCTCCCTGGACAGCGCCATGAACGCCGAAAAGGCCCGCCTGGCCGGCGCCAATGGCGTGCTGACCAAGTTCTCCTCGCCGGAACTGACCAAGTGCCTGATCACCGCCGCCAAGGCCGTGGCCGAACAAGGTCACTGA
- a CDS encoding dihydropteridine reductase, which yields MLSQEQRAIIRATVPLLESGGEALITHFYRMMLSEYPQVRPLFNQAHQASGDQPRALANGVLMYARHIDQLDQLGDLVAKIVNKHVALQILPEHYPIVGSCLLRAIAEVLGEEIATPEVISAWAAAYNQLADILIGAESGLYEQKAAAPGGWRGERTFVLTAKVQESSEITSFYFEPADKGPVLLAEPGQYIGMKLILDGEEVRRNYSLSALADNGQYRISVKREPGGRVSNHLHHHVQIGDSIQLFPPSGDFYLTASDKPLVLISGGVGITPTLAMLQAALQTERPVHFIHCARNGRAHAFRDWIDDLAKRHPQLKRFYCYDEDDGVSPPADKVGLLSEAQLAHWLPEQRDLDAYFLGPKGFMGAVKRHLKALGVPDGQSRYEFFGPAAALE from the coding sequence ATGCTCAGTCAAGAACAACGCGCCATTATTCGTGCCACCGTTCCATTGCTGGAAAGCGGCGGCGAGGCACTGATCACCCATTTCTACCGCATGATGCTGTCCGAATACCCTCAGGTACGCCCGCTGTTCAACCAGGCGCACCAGGCCAGTGGCGATCAGCCCCGGGCATTGGCCAATGGCGTGTTGATGTATGCCCGCCACATCGACCAGCTCGACCAGTTGGGAGACCTGGTGGCGAAGATCGTCAACAAGCACGTCGCCTTGCAGATCCTGCCGGAGCATTATCCGATTGTCGGTTCCTGCCTGCTGCGGGCGATTGCCGAGGTGCTGGGCGAAGAGATCGCTACCCCCGAAGTGATTTCCGCATGGGCGGCGGCCTACAACCAATTGGCCGATATCCTGATCGGTGCCGAGTCTGGCCTGTATGAGCAGAAAGCCGCGGCGCCGGGTGGCTGGCGTGGCGAGCGGACGTTCGTGCTGACGGCCAAGGTGCAGGAGAGCTCGGAGATCACGTCGTTCTACTTCGAGCCAGCGGACAAGGGGCCGGTCCTGCTCGCCGAGCCCGGCCAGTACATCGGTATGAAGCTGATCCTGGACGGCGAGGAAGTGCGTCGCAACTATTCGCTGTCGGCCCTGGCGGACAACGGCCAATACCGGATCAGCGTCAAGCGCGAGCCAGGCGGGCGGGTGTCCAACCACCTGCATCATCATGTCCAGATCGGCGACAGCATCCAGCTGTTCCCGCCGTCCGGGGATTTCTACCTGACGGCCAGCGACAAGCCGCTGGTGCTGATCAGTGGCGGCGTTGGCATCACCCCGACCCTGGCGATGTTGCAAGCGGCCTTGCAAACCGAGCGCCCGGTGCATTTCATCCACTGCGCCCGCAACGGCCGGGCCCATGCGTTCCGTGACTGGATCGACGACCTGGCCAAACGGCACCCGCAACTCAAGCGTTTCTACTGCTACGACGAAGACGACGGCGTGAGCCCGCCGGCCGACAAGGTCGGGTTGTTGAGCGAGGCGCAACTGGCGCACTGGCTGCCGGAACAGCGTGACCTGGACGCTTACTTCCTCGGGCCGAAGGGCTTCATGGGCGCCGTCAAGCGCCACCTCAAGGCCCTGGGCGTGCCGGATGGGCAGAGCCGCTACGAATTCTTCGGGCCGGCGGCGGCGCTGGAGTAA
- a CDS encoding cytochrome C oxidase has translation MANAHSHDGHDAGHGSVKSYAIGFILSVILTVIPFGLVMYPTLPKSLTLWIILIFAVVQVLVHLVYFLHLDRSAAQRNNVVAFVFAAIVIVLLVGLSLWIMFSIHTNMMAH, from the coding sequence ATGGCTAACGCACATTCCCACGATGGCCACGACGCCGGCCACGGCAGCGTCAAGTCCTACGCCATCGGTTTCATCCTGTCGGTGATCCTGACCGTCATTCCATTCGGCCTGGTGATGTACCCGACGCTGCCCAAGAGCCTGACCCTGTGGATCATCCTGATCTTCGCCGTGGTCCAGGTACTGGTGCACCTGGTGTACTTCCTGCACCTGGACCGCTCCGCCGCCCAACGCAACAACGTGGTCGCGTTTGTCTTTGCCGCGATCGTGATTGTCCTGCTGGTCGGCCTGTCGTTGTGGATCATGTTCAGCATCCACACCAACATGATGGCGCACTGA
- a CDS encoding toxin — protein sequence MHTLFFETTAFTATVGHYLTDDEYRLLQSYLLQHPTAGDVMPRTGGFRKLRWFDERRGKGKRGGLRVIYYWLMNDLQFWMFAIYDKDELENLTREQEKSLKRAIEAELKVRGTL from the coding sequence ATGCATACCTTATTTTTTGAAACGACTGCGTTCACCGCCACGGTGGGACATTACCTGACTGACGATGAATATCGTTTGCTCCAGTCCTATCTGCTGCAGCACCCAACGGCCGGTGACGTCATGCCACGTACCGGCGGCTTTCGTAAGCTGCGCTGGTTCGATGAGCGTCGTGGCAAGGGGAAGCGAGGTGGTTTGCGAGTCATTTACTATTGGCTCATGAATGATCTTCAGTTCTGGATGTTCGCGATTTATGACAAGGACGAGTTGGAAAACCTGACCCGCGAGCAAGAGAAGTCGCTCAAGCGCGCCATTGAGGCTGAGTTGAAAGTGCGAGGTACCTTATGA
- a CDS encoding cytochrome o ubiquinol oxidase subunit I encodes MFGKLSWEAIPFHEPIVMVTLAIIALGGLALFAGITYFKKWTYLWTEWLTSVDHKKIGVMYIIVAMVMLLRGFADAIMMRTQLAMATEGSPGYLPPEHYDQIFTAHGVIMIIFMAMPFFTGLMNLAVPLQIGARDVAFPFLNSLSFWLLVSGVVLINLSLGVGEFAKTGWVAYPPLSGLQYSPGVGMDYYIWALQLSGLGTTLTGVNFLATVLKMRTPGMKLMDMPIFTWTCTWANVLIVASFPILTATLALLTLDRYMDFHIFTNELGGNPMMYVNLFWAWGHPEVYILILPAFGIFSEVISTFSGKKLFGHHSMIYASGAISVLGFMVWLHHFFTMGSGASVNAFFGLATMLISIPTGVKLFNWLFTIYQGRLRFTSHVMWTLGFMVTFAIGGMTGVLLAIPGADFVLHNSLFVIAHFHNVIIGGAVFGYIAGFAFYFPKAFGFKLHEGWGKAAFWFWITGFFVAFMPLYVLGFMGMTRRLNTTTNPEWVPYLYVAMFGAVMIAVGIACQLIQLYVSVRDRNKPENMCEHGDPWNAHTLEWSTSSPPPFYNFAVLPKADVIDPFTEAKENGTAYQVPAKYEPIHMPNNTATGVVMGGLLTVFGFAMIWHIWWLAIASLVGTVAYFVIHAARDDQGYMVPVDVIERTEAEQHKRLVAAGKIPASATRVETSLEQA; translated from the coding sequence ATGTTTGGTAAATTAAGTTGGGAAGCGATCCCGTTCCACGAGCCGATTGTCATGGTGACCCTCGCCATCATCGCGCTCGGTGGCCTGGCGCTGTTTGCGGGTATCACTTACTTCAAGAAGTGGACCTACCTGTGGACCGAGTGGCTGACCTCGGTCGACCACAAGAAAATCGGCGTGATGTACATCATCGTCGCCATGGTCATGCTGCTGCGTGGTTTTGCCGACGCCATCATGATGCGTACCCAGTTGGCCATGGCCACCGAGGGTTCGCCTGGCTACCTGCCGCCTGAACACTATGACCAGATCTTCACCGCCCACGGTGTGATCATGATCATCTTCATGGCGATGCCTTTCTTCACCGGCCTGATGAACCTTGCAGTGCCGCTGCAGATCGGCGCGCGTGACGTTGCCTTCCCGTTCCTGAACTCCCTGAGCTTCTGGCTGCTGGTTTCCGGCGTGGTGCTGATCAACCTGTCCCTGGGCGTTGGCGAATTCGCCAAGACCGGTTGGGTGGCCTATCCGCCGCTGTCGGGCTTGCAATACAGTCCGGGCGTGGGGATGGATTACTACATCTGGGCGCTACAGCTATCCGGGTTGGGTACGACGCTGACGGGGGTCAACTTCCTCGCCACCGTGCTGAAAATGCGTACCCCTGGCATGAAGTTGATGGACATGCCGATCTTCACCTGGACCTGCACCTGGGCCAACGTGCTGATCGTCGCTTCGTTCCCGATCCTGACCGCTACCCTGGCTCTGCTGACGCTTGACCGCTACATGGATTTCCACATTTTCACCAATGAACTGGGTGGGAATCCGATGATGTACGTGAACCTGTTCTGGGCCTGGGGTCACCCCGAGGTGTACATCCTGATCCTGCCGGCCTTCGGGATTTTCTCCGAAGTCATCTCGACGTTCTCCGGCAAGAAACTGTTCGGCCACCACTCGATGATCTACGCCAGCGGCGCGATCTCGGTGCTGGGCTTCATGGTCTGGCTGCACCACTTCTTCACCATGGGTTCGGGTGCGAGCGTCAACGCCTTCTTCGGCCTGGCGACGATGCTGATTTCGATCCCGACCGGGGTGAAGCTGTTCAACTGGCTGTTCACGATCTATCAGGGCCGTCTGCGCTTCACCAGCCACGTGATGTGGACCCTGGGCTTCATGGTGACCTTCGCCATTGGCGGCATGACCGGTGTATTGCTGGCCATCCCGGGTGCTGACTTCGTGCTGCACAACAGCTTGTTCGTGATCGCGCACTTCCACAACGTGATCATCGGCGGTGCGGTGTTCGGCTATATCGCCGGCTTCGCCTTCTACTTCCCGAAAGCGTTCGGCTTCAAGCTGCACGAAGGCTGGGGCAAGGCAGCGTTCTGGTTCTGGATCACCGGCTTCTTCGTCGCGTTCATGCCGCTCTATGTACTGGGCTTCATGGGCATGACCCGTCGCCTGAACACCACCACCAACCCTGAGTGGGTGCCGTACCTGTACGTCGCCATGTTCGGTGCGGTGATGATCGCTGTGGGTATCGCCTGCCAGCTGATCCAGCTGTATGTCAGCGTGCGCGACCGCAACAAGCCAGAGAACATGTGCGAACACGGCGACCCGTGGAATGCCCATACCCTGGAATGGTCGACCTCGTCGCCACCGCCGTTCTACAACTTCGCCGTGCTGCCAAAGGCAGACGTCATCGACCCGTTCACCGAAGCCAAGGAAAACGGTACCGCGTACCAGGTTCCGGCCAAGTACGAGCCGATCCACATGCCAAACAACACCGCCACCGGTGTGGTCATGGGCGGCCTGTTGACGGTGTTCGGTTTCGCGATGATCTGGCACATCTGGTGGCTGGCCATCGCAAGCCTGGTCGGCACCGTGGCGTATTTCGTGATTCATGCTGCCCGTGACGATCAGGGCTACATGGTGCCGGTGGATGTCATCGAGCGCACCGAAGCCGAGCAGCACAAACGTCTGGTCGCGGCCGGGAAGATCCCAGCCTCCGCCACCCGTGTTGAAACCTCGTTGGAACAGGCTTAA
- a CDS encoding transcriptional regulator (Required for the expression of anaerobic nitric oxide (NO) reductase; acts as a transcriptional activator for the norVW operon) gives MTATSLLTSLLPLVADLSRELPEGERYRRLLGALRALLPCDAAALLRLDGDCLVPLAVDGLSADTLGRRFRVSEHPRFEALLANPEPTRFAADSALPDPYDGLVEGLDEHLEVHDCMGCPLFVDERPWGLLTLDALDPGRFELIDLGALQAFASLAAATVSAAERIERLALKAEDEHRRAEVYRQASGQQHRDMVGQSKAHKRLVEEINLVGGSDLTVLITGETGVGKELVAQAIHGASKRAEQPLISLNCAALPDTLVESELFGHVRGAFTGATSDRRGKFELADGGTLFLDEVGELSLTVQAKLLRVLQSGQLQRLGSDKEHRVDVRLIAATNRDLAEEVRNGRYRADFYHRLSVYPLQVPALRDRGRDVLLLSGFFLEQNRSRMGLGSLRLSSDAQAALLAYDWPGNVRELEHLIGRSALKALGRCPVRPKILSLGAQDLDLPQVAVDNAAPSAVNPQPNMTGFTGDLREAVDQFQRSLIGTALERHQHNWASAARELGLDRANLGRMARRLGLK, from the coding sequence ATGACCGCAACCTCCCTACTCACCTCCCTGCTGCCGCTGGTGGCCGACCTGTCTCGCGAATTGCCTGAAGGCGAACGCTATCGCCGCCTGCTCGGCGCCTTGCGCGCGTTGTTGCCCTGCGATGCGGCCGCCTTGTTGCGCCTTGACGGAGACTGCCTGGTGCCCCTGGCGGTGGATGGGTTGAGCGCCGACACACTGGGTCGGCGCTTCCGGGTGAGCGAACACCCGCGCTTCGAGGCCCTGCTGGCCAACCCGGAGCCTACCCGCTTCGCCGCCGACAGCGCCCTGCCCGACCCCTACGACGGCTTGGTCGAAGGCCTGGACGAACACCTTGAAGTCCATGACTGCATGGGCTGCCCGCTGTTCGTCGATGAGCGCCCCTGGGGCCTGTTGACCCTCGACGCGCTGGACCCGGGGCGCTTCGAACTGATCGATCTCGGTGCCCTGCAAGCCTTCGCCAGCCTCGCCGCCGCAACGGTCAGCGCTGCCGAACGCATTGAGCGCCTGGCCTTGAAGGCCGAAGACGAACACCGTCGCGCCGAGGTCTATCGCCAGGCCAGCGGCCAACAGCACCGCGACATGGTCGGCCAGAGCAAGGCCCACAAGCGCCTGGTGGAAGAAATCAACCTGGTGGGCGGCAGCGACCTGACCGTGCTGATCACAGGCGAAACCGGGGTCGGCAAGGAACTGGTGGCCCAGGCCATCCATGGCGCCTCGAAACGCGCCGAACAGCCGCTGATCAGCCTCAACTGCGCCGCGCTGCCGGACACGCTGGTGGAAAGCGAGCTCTTCGGCCATGTACGAGGGGCCTTCACCGGCGCCACCAGTGACCGGCGCGGCAAATTCGAACTGGCCGACGGCGGGACGTTGTTCCTCGACGAAGTGGGCGAGCTGTCGCTGACCGTCCAGGCCAAGCTGTTGCGCGTGCTGCAAAGCGGCCAGTTGCAACGGCTGGGCTCGGACAAGGAGCACCGGGTCGATGTACGGCTGATCGCGGCCACCAATCGCGACCTCGCCGAAGAAGTGCGCAACGGCCGTTACCGGGCCGACTTCTATCATCGCTTGAGTGTGTATCCGCTGCAGGTTCCGGCGCTTCGCGATCGCGGCCGGGACGTGCTGTTGCTCAGCGGCTTCTTCCTGGAGCAGAACCGTTCGCGCATGGGCCTGGGCAGCTTGCGCCTGAGCAGCGATGCCCAGGCGGCTCTGTTGGCCTACGACTGGCCGGGCAATGTGCGCGAGCTGGAGCACCTGATCGGCCGCAGCGCCCTGAAGGCCCTGGGCCGTTGCCCGGTGCGACCGAAAATCCTCAGCCTCGGCGCCCAGGACCTGGACCTGCCGCAAGTCGCTGTGGATAACGCCGCGCCCTCGGCCGTCAATCCGCAGCCCAACATGACCGGGTTCACCGGGGATCTGCGCGAAGCCGTCGATCAGTTCCAACGCAGCCTCATCGGCACGGCCCTGGAACGCCACCAGCACAATTGGGCCAGCGCCGCCCGTGAGCTGGGCCTGGACCGGGCGAACCTGGGGCGGATGGCGCGGCGGTTAGGGCTTAAATAG
- a CDS encoding XRE family transcriptional regulator → MKKRDLFAEMMQGIEEMAAHREGKLTLRQVSIEDKPAPEVSAQEIVALRDKLHMSQAVFAKSIRTSPGTLRNWEQEKSRPNAQAALLIRLVEKFPDMVERLAAV, encoded by the coding sequence ATGAAAAAACGTGATCTGTTTGCCGAGATGATGCAGGGCATCGAGGAAATGGCCGCTCACCGGGAGGGCAAGCTGACCCTTCGCCAGGTATCGATCGAAGATAAACCAGCGCCCGAGGTATCGGCCCAGGAAATTGTGGCGTTGCGTGACAAGCTCCACATGTCCCAAGCCGTTTTCGCCAAGAGCATCAGGACCAGTCCTGGCACGCTCAGGAACTGGGAGCAGGAAAAGTCCAGGCCCAATGCCCAGGCGGCTCTGTTGATCAGGTTGGTCGAGAAGTTTCCAGACATGGTCGAGCGGCTCGCAGCTGTTTGA
- a CDS encoding ubiquinol oxidase subunit II codes for MSKNRYPRLLGLLPLLGTLLLGGCNMTLLDPKGQVGLDERNLIITATLLMLLVVVPVIVMTFLFAWKYRASNTKAVYTPKWSHSTKIEVAVWTIPVLIIIALGYVTYKSTHALDPYRPLDSDVKPVTIEVVSMDWKWLFIYPEQGIATVNKIVFPAHTPINFKVTSDTVMNSFFIPGLGGQIYAMAGMQTKLHLIANQNAELDGISANYSGAGFTGMKFKAIATTQEDFDAWVNEVKKAPKQLEKAEYEALSKPSQNNPVELYSSVTPNLFQTIIDKYEGMNPGKPMHHEKKEKEVAHNMEGMDMSSHSAAGAEE; via the coding sequence ATGAGTAAAAACAGGTACCCCCGATTACTAGGCTTGTTGCCGTTGCTCGGCACGTTGCTGCTGGGAGGCTGCAACATGACCTTGCTCGATCCCAAGGGCCAGGTCGGCCTGGATGAGCGCAACCTGATCATCACCGCCACGCTGCTGATGCTGCTGGTGGTCGTGCCGGTTATCGTCATGACCTTCCTGTTCGCCTGGAAATACCGCGCGTCCAACACCAAGGCCGTGTACACGCCGAAGTGGTCGCACTCGACCAAGATCGAAGTCGCGGTGTGGACGATTCCAGTCCTGATCATCATTGCCCTGGGTTATGTCACCTACAAGTCGACCCACGCCCTGGACCCTTACCGTCCGCTGGATTCGGACGTCAAGCCGGTCACCATCGAAGTCGTCTCGATGGACTGGAAGTGGCTGTTCATCTACCCGGAACAAGGCATCGCCACCGTCAACAAGATCGTGTTCCCGGCCCACACGCCGATCAACTTCAAGGTCACCTCCGACACCGTGATGAACTCGTTCTTCATCCCGGGCCTGGGCGGCCAGATCTACGCGATGGCGGGCATGCAGACCAAGCTGCACCTGATTGCCAACCAGAACGCTGAACTCGACGGTATCTCCGCCAACTACAGCGGTGCAGGTTTCACCGGCATGAAGTTCAAGGCAATCGCCACGACCCAGGAAGATTTCGACGCCTGGGTCAACGAAGTGAAAAAGGCACCTAAACAGCTTGAAAAAGCTGAATACGAAGCCCTTTCCAAGCCGAGCCAGAACAACCCAGTCGAACTCTACTCCTCGGTCACGCCGAACCTGTTCCAGACCATCATCGACAAGTATGAAGGGATGAACCCGGGCAAGCCGATGCACCACGAGAAGAAAGAGAAGGAAGTGGCTCACAACATGGAAGGGATGGACATGAGTTCGCATTCAGCTGCCGGGGCAGAGGAGTAA